A single region of the Fusarium fujikuroi IMI 58289 draft genome, chromosome FFUJ_chr05 genome encodes:
- a CDS encoding related to glutathione S-transferase GST-6.0: MGSTTESINMPKLTLYRANGSCSLIPHAILRHYKIPFTAVRLKFGPNGVEAVDGSFSNAQYRSIHPRGYVPALTTDDEVITEMPAILSYISSLVPEEKLFGIGTVQQAKVLEWLVFLSGTLHGLGYGAWLRPGRFSDDVADHKRIRAKGREVIHESFKRIDDALKNREYIVGNALTFVDFNVYIFARWAHELEIDLEREYSHYYEHVRKIERMKGVIEAVENEGLKFAFP; encoded by the coding sequence atGGGGTCTACCACCGAATCTATCAATATGCCCAAGTTGACACTCTATCGAGCTAATGGATCCTGCTCTCTCATTCCTCACGCAATTCTTCGTCACTACAAGATCCCCTTTACTGCAGTTCGACTCAAGTTCGGACCCAATGGAGTTGAGGCAGTTGACGGGAGCTTCAGCAACGCTCAGTATCGATCTATTCACCCTAGAGGATATGTACCGGCTCTGACTACTGACGACGAAGTCATCACCGAGATGCCGGCCATTCTGAGCTATATATCCTCGCTTGTCCCTGAGGAGAAACTATTTGGGATTGGCACCGTTCAACAAGCTAAGGTTTTGGAGTGGCTTGTCTTTCTATCGGGCACACTGCACGGCCTTGGATATGGAGCATGGCTGCGTCCTGGGAGGTTCAGTGACGATGTTGCAGACCACAAGAGGATTCGTGCCAAGGGAAGGGAGGTTATTCATGAATCTTTTAAGAGGATAGATGATGCGCTGAAGAATCGGGAGTATATCGTCGGAAATGCTTTAACCTTCGTGGACTTCAACGTCTACATCTTTGCTCGTTGGGCGCATGAGCTCGAGATTGATTTGGAGAGAGAGTACAGTCATTACTATGAACATGTCAGAAAGATTGAGAGGATGAAAGGTGTTATAGAGGCTGTTGAAAATGAGGGACTCAAGTTTGCATTTCCTTAG
- a CDS encoding related to 2`-hydroxyisoflavone reductase: MSAYKNVAVAGAAGDLGSAVFKALVDSNKFNLTVLTRAGSTSKFPSDIKVIEVDYESLESLTSALQGQDAVVSTLGSLAIPSQSLLIDAAVAVGVKRFLPSEFGSNLAIPSVRKLPVFKTKVDIEDKLTALASEGKISYTFVYNSAFLDWGLGHGLFLDFKKAEATLWDGGNTEFSTTTLASVGQAVVGVLTHPTETKDRVVYIQDTVISQKKLLEIAKELNPSKQWTVKEAKIDDATAASDANIAKGIFDWPTLAAYLYRAIFDPTSVPKFPKLDNELLGVKGVTDEEIKELVKPFVQ; encoded by the coding sequence ATGTCTGCCTACAAAaatgtcgctgtcgctggtgCCGCCGGTGATCTCGGCTCCGCAGTCTTCAAGGCCCTCGTCGACTCCAACAAATTCAACCTCACAGTCCTCACCCGCGCCGGCTCAACCTCCAAATTCCCCTCCGACATCAAAGTCATCGAAGTCGACTACGAATCTCTCGAATCTCTCACATCCGctctccaaggccaagatgccGTCGTCTCAACCCTCGGCAGTCTCGCCATCCCCAGCCAATCACTCCTCATCGACGCCGCAGTAGCCGTTGGTGTCAAGCGCTTCCTCCCTTCAGAGTTTGGCTCAAACCTTGCCATCCCTAGCGTTCGAAAGCTTCCTGTTTTCAAGACAAAGGTTGATATCGAGGACAAGCTTACTGCTCTTGCAAGCGAGGGCAAGATTAGCTATACTTTTGTTTACAACTCTGCTTTCCTTGACTGGGGCTTGGGCCACGGCTTGTTCCTTGacttcaagaaggccgaggctACGCTCTGGGATGGCGGCAACACTGAGTTCAGCACAACCACTCTCGCCAGTGTTGGCCAAGCTGTCGTTGGCGTTCTGACACATCCTACCGAGACAAAGGATCGCGTTGTTTATATTCAGGATACTGTCATTtctcagaagaagctcctcgAAATCGCCAAAGAGCTCAACCCCAGCAAGCAATGGACGgtcaaggaggccaagatcgacgatGCTACTGCTGCTTCTGATGCCAATATCGCAAAGGGCATCTTTGACTGGCCTACCCTTGCCGCCTACCTGTACAGGGCTATCTTTGATCCCACTAGTGTTCCCAAGTTCCCCAAGCTTGACAATGAGCTGCTTGGTGTCAAGGGTGTTACCgatgaggagatcaaggaacTTGTCAAGCCTTTTGTTCAgtag
- a CDS encoding related to helicase-like transcription factor protein, translating to MSKLRDLLNPLSDDKQHASHSSDELGVDRDQDPYMDDAFSAQVHVNNGSIDETSQAFWWALNGDVTEADNYLQSSLTNTQIDSLFPEQGVSMHQYSQNHGLDVDPQLGRVDFDMDFDMNGFQITPHPNDEENFPLDVPTSLESFQFLQLPTESSREGSAMTPEVSVPSRSNATPITLPEDVDVIVHYGMLHNIEVKLVPVDMSSIDERLAAETSAYQCFTPTEYQKQLMLRFPGDGDHFGHLPLAAGQTLLLLMTQPSVDIQPLALRCDLREVISRANKPADARVKVDINIYGLRSKALDIGKRLSNGKLWLQRSSHGRHGVAYENPHFLSISVQDTGIDEVQITGLAVTDSALKKVSKEDQLRKMVDEVYKTVENNRELEMVEGGDRVTRRLLRHQKEALGFMLERESGHINERYRLWEEIKHGDGKVQYRHRITKRRKDIRPEEKGGGILADDMGMGKSLSILALIMKTLENGQEWAEGKNAEHKSRRSLKFSRSTLVVVSAALLVDEWMNEVKKHLQNGIRVVKYHGEKRPKTAEELEDPDIVVTTYHTLTAEYLVGKGKNSPLYQLGWYRIVLDEAHIIRRPSTKFFQACEYLHANSRWCLSGTPIQNKLTDIGSLFRFIRAEPFDKASEFRKWIETPFDNSFNEPELVRDRLVLLLEALCLRRTREVLNLPKTRQFVRHLDFSPQERDQYDKTKAVILRNMQHRMGEVKKSSQFGMFQMWLQLRIVCNHGTYQKLFSWHRRSLLEEREAVVGTAGQYGEISCVGCEEPMPILGRDLTKRMFNDECSHILCSKCIEESNMGLLETQRRCPVCIRWFKEPSVPRDGVTLAENERPRKRRKAAAAAKDDHESYFNEQGFSTKIWALVEDVRKDLWTTKSIIFSCWTRTLYLISRHLDQAKIPFLQLDGESPLRQRQATLLKFEKGDEIPVLIMTTGTGAFGLNLTCANRIFIAELQWNPSVESQAISRAIRLGQQSEVRVTRYIINHTVEEDIRQQQEYKKHIAALGFEEVID from the exons ATGTCTAAATTGCGGGATCTTCTTAATCCCTTAAGTGACGACAAGCAGCATGCGTCTCACTCTAGCGACGAGCTGGGAGTAGACCGAGACCAAGACCCCTACATGGACGATGCGTTTAGCGCGCAAGTGCACGTCAACAATGGATCGATTGATGAGACCTCACAAGCATTTTGGTGGGCTCTAAATGGAGACGTTACTGAGGCTGACAACTACCTCCAATCGAGTCTTACAAACACTCAGAT CGATTCTCTATTTCCAGAACAAGGTGTCTCTATGCACCAATATTCTCAAAATCATGGTCTAGACGTTGACCCACAACTTGGAAGGGTAGATTTTGATATGGACTTCGACATGAACGGTTTTCAGATCACGCCTCACcccaatgatgaagagaacTTCCCCTTAGATGTGCCTACTTCTCTTGAAAGCTTCCAATTCCTTCAGTTACCCACCGAAAGCTCTCGGGAAGGGTCGGCTATGACACCTGAGGTTTCTGTGCCAAGTCGGTCAAATGCAACACCTATAACACTACCGGAAGATGTCGACGTCATAGTTCATTACGGCATG CTTCATAACATCGAAGTGAAACTAGTGCCTGTCGACATGTCATCCATAGATGAAAGACTGGCAGCAGAAACCTCAGCTTATCAGTGCTTTACACCAACGGAGTATCAGAAACAACTTATGCTTCGCTTTCCTGGTGATGGGGATCATTTTGGACATCTGCCTTTAGCCGCAGGCCAGACTCTCTTACTTCTGATGACGCAGCCTTCAGTCGATATTCAGCCACTGGCTCTGAGATGCGATCTGAGAGAGGTCATAAGCCGCGCAAACAAACCCGCGGATGCTAGGGTGAAAGTCGACATAAATATCTATGGCCTCCGATCTAAGGCGTTGGATATTGGCAAAAGGCTCTCCAATGGAAAGCTGTGGCTCCAGAGATCTAGCCACGGAAGACATGGTGTTGCTTACGAGAATCCGCACTTCTTGAGCATCAGCGTCCAAGATACCGGGATCGATGAAGTCCAGATTACGGGACTGGCTGTCACTGATAGCGCCCTGAAGAAAGTTAGCAAGGAAGATCAGCTACGGAAGATGGTGGATGAGGTCTACAAAACAGTCGAGAACAACCGCGAACTCGAGATGGTTGAAGGTGGTGACAGGGTGACTCGTCGGTTGCTAAG ACATCAGAAGGAAGCACTTGGTTTTATGCTTGAGAGAGAGTCTGGGCACATCAACGAGAGGTACAGACTTTGGGAAGAGATCAAGCATGGCGATGGGAAAGTCCAATATCGACATAGAATCACCAAGAGGCGTAAGGATATACGGCCAGAGGAGAAAGGCGGCGGTATTCTTGCCGATGACATGGGGATGGGAAAGTCGCTTTCCATCCTCGCTTTGATCATGAAAACTCTTGAAAATGGCCAAGAGTGGGCCGAGGGCAAAAATGCAGAGCATAAGAGCAGGAGGTCTCTCAAATTCTCTCGTTCTACTCTGGTTGTAGTCTCAGCAGCTT TATTGGTCGATGAGTGGATGAACGAGGTGAAGAA GCACCTACAGAACGGTATCAGAGTGGTTAAGTACCATGGCGAAAAGAGACCAAAGACCGCCGAAGAGCTAGAAGACCCAGATATCGTAGTGACAACATACCATACGCTCACTGCCGAGTATCTAGTagggaaaggaaagaatTCACCGCTATACCAATTGGGCTGGTATCGAATAGTCCTTGACGAAG CTCATATCATCCGTCGTCCATCCACAAAATTCTTCCAGGCGTGTGAATATCTCCACGCCAACTCTCGGTGGTGCCTCTCTGGGACACCCATTCAAAATAAGCTCACCGATATTGGCTCACTGTTCCGCTTCATTCGCGCCGAACCATTCGACAAGGCATCCGAGTTCAGAAAGTGGATAGAAACACCATTCGATAACTCATTTAACGAACCGGAGCTCGTAAGGGATCGCCTAGTCCTACTACTTGAAGCACTGTGTCTTCGCCGGACTAGAGAGGTCCTCAACTTACCCAAAACAAGGCAGTTTGTCCGGCATTTGGATTTCAGTCCGCAAGAGCGAGATCAGTACGACAAAACAAAGGCTGTCATCCTACGTAACATGCAGCATCGTATGGGCGAAGTTAAAAAGAGCTCCCAGTTTGGCATGTTCCAGATGTGGCTTCAGCTGCGAATTGTCTGCAACCACGGAACATATCAAAAGCTCTTCTCATGGCATCGAAGAAGCCTTTTGGAAGAGCGAGAGGCCGTAGTTGGAACTGCTGGTCAATATGGCGAGATATCCTGCGTGGGATGTGAGGAGCCGATGCCGATACTTGGACGCGACTTAACGAAAAGAATGTTTAATGACGAATGCTCACATATTCTATGCTCGAAGTGCATTGAAGAGTCAAACATGGGCTTACTTGAGACACAGAGACGGTGCCCCGTCTGCATCAGATGGTTCAAAGAGCCTTCAGTCCCGAGAGATGGGGTTACTTTGGCAGAGAATGAGAGGCCTAGAAAGCGAAgaaaagcagcagcagcagcaaaagATGATCATGAGAGTTACTTCAACGAGCAAGGATTTTCGACGAAAATATGGGCTTTGGTTGAGGATGTTCGGAAAGATCTCTGGACCACAAAAAG TATCATCTTCTCTTGCTGGACACGAACTCTGTATTTGATATCGAGACACCTGGACCAGGCTAAGATTCCATTCCTTCAACTCGACGGTGAAAGCCCGCTACGCCAACGACAGGCTACGCTCCTAAAGTTTGAGAAAGGGGATGAAATACCGGTTTTGATCATGACAACAGGAACCGGAGCATTTGG ATTGAATTTGACTTGCGCAAACCGAATCTTCATTGCAGAACTACAATGGAATCCCAGCGTCGAGAGCCAAGCGATTTCTCGAGCTATTCGTCTTGGGCAACAGAGTGAAGTTCGAGTTACAAGATATATTATCAATCATACTGTAGAAGAG GATATACGGCAACAACAAGAGTACAAGAAGCATATTGCGGCACTGGGTTTTGAAGAAGTCATCGATTAG
- a CDS encoding related to transcriptional activator CMR1 — MPTAPDPRRGRACDACHANKTKCDGGTKCTLCVKRGINCTYKHASKSSSGSKSPSEDNADPRAVANGFTSPSLIQNLTPGTPQISPNDEIKAGFKRIANHVRSGEIPIGEDTPVPALDKNWIEGNSKEYFGRFHDTWPILHGPSYVTMETSLLVSVSIAMISCWLRNPDEFEDVVLQLHESLMSAFSDWIANPRSRHEYDEPWPFETYQAILMNIIFAFYHGNEKLVSKASLLRGTFVVALREAEFFNSDNAAEQQRVHYPGTFVPWLMTIRDRWKRLIVSLFKIDTYLSIARFQAPTLFREEIDLTMPATYSLWNAYGLNIFFKRITLEPTDRSNFKLSEVIANPNTPAKPLLLFEDIHLALCGLLPAIWNQTQIVRRSTEAGRSTQNSTSSLAWQLEAWKADIERLKHQCFHAVEVGEFPFTAYIGDYDEDPVRAKALAMSNIKCLISECLMTYHLQGLQLYADPRMINSVAMASIVSPDHEAGVRPRLQKLHTQLNLWAKTPESRRALLHALAVLRQCESDLQANEPQTQSIDPTSYLTISMSALVVWAWLVFSEAACSCVPTINHINIGDDPLDLQNTARLETWIQAEGTAGMNNIPLCRCVSEGWMARFNALLPLGRRRWEMSDEVAPILNSLSAGR, encoded by the exons ATGCCTACAGCTCCAGATCcaaggagaggaagagcttgCGATGCGTGCCATGCGAACAAGACAAAGTGTGACGGTGGTACAAAGTGCACTCTCTGTGTCAAGCGGGGAATTAACTGCACTTATAAACATGCGTCCAAGAGTAGCAGCGGGAGTAAGAGTCCAAGCGAGGACAATGCAGATCCTAGAGCGGTGGCCAATGGTTTTACTTCACCGTCCCTGATACAGAATCTCACACCAGGAACACCGCAAATCTCACCAAATGACGAAATCAAAGCGGGCTTCAAGCGAATCGCTAATCATGTTCGATCTGGAGAGATTCCGATTGGTGAGGATACTCCGGTACCTGCACTCGACAAAAATTGGATCGAGGGAAATTCAAAAGAGTACTTTGGAAGGTTTCATGATACATGGCCTATTCTCCATGGTCCTTCTTATGTCACTATGGAAACTTCTCTCTTGGTATCTGTATCAATAGCCATGATCAGCTGCTGGTTGAGAAATCCGGATGAGTTTGAGGATGTAGTTCTACAACTGCACGAGTCGTTGATGAGCGCGTTCTCTGATTGGATC GCGAACCCCAGATCTCGACATGAATATGATGAACCATGGCCCTTCGAAACATACCAAGCCATCCTCATGAACatcatctttgctttttATCATGGA AATGAGAAATTAGTCTCGAAAGCATCATTATTACGAGGCACATTCGTTGTAGCTCTTCGAGAAGCAGAGTTCTTCAACAGCGACAACGCAGCTGAGCAGCAACGCGTTCACTACCCCGGGACATTTGTCCCATGGCTAATGACTATCCGAGATCGTTGGAAGCG ACTCATCGTTTCTCTCTTCAAAATCGACACCTATTTATCAATAGCCCGTTTTCAAGCCCCAACCCTCTTCCGAGAAGAAATCGATCTCACAATGCCAGCAACCTACTCTCTCTGGAACGCCTATGGCCTCAACATCTTTTTCAAACGCATCACCCTTGAGCCAACAGACCGCTCAAATTTCAAACTCTCAGAAGTCATCGCCAACCCCAACACCCCAGCAaagcctcttctcctctttgaaGATATTCACCTCGCCCTATGCGGCTTACTACCCGCAATATGGAATCAGACTCAAATTGTACGTCGGAGCACAGAAGCGGGTCGATCAACACAAAATTCCACTTCGTCTCTGGCATGGCAGCTTGAGGCGTGGAAAGCTGACATTGAGAGATTGAAACATCAATGTTTCCATGCTGTAGAGGTTGGAGAGTTTCCTTTTACTGCTTACATCGGTGATTATGATGAAGATCCGGTGAGAGCTAAAGCCTTGGCGATGTCGAATATCAAATGCCTGATCTCGGAATGCTTGATGACGTATCACCTTCAAGGACTTCAGCTCTATGCTGATCCTAGGATGATCAACTCAGTGGCCATGGCCTCAATTGTATCTCCCGACCATGAAGCTGGCGTTCGTCCGAGATTGCAAAAACTTCATACCCAGTTGAATTTGTGGGCCAAAACGCCTGAGAGTCGAAGAGCTCTACTGCACGCCCTCGCAGTTCTTCGTCAATGCGAATCCGATCTCCAAGCAAACGAGCCCCAAACCCAGTCCATCGACCCAACATCCTATCTCACCATTTCAATGAGTGCGTTGGTAGTATGGGCGTGGCTAGTGTTCTCCGAAGCAGCATGTTCTTGCGTTCCGACAATAAACCACATAAACATCGGTGATGATCCACTGGATTTACAGAATACAGCGAGGCTGGAGACGTGGATTCAGGCAGAGGGTACTGCGGGTATGAATAACATTCCGCTATGTAGATGTGTTTCGGAAGGATGGATGGCAAGGTTTAACGCGCTTTTGCCGTTGGGGAGACGGAGATGGGAGATGAGTGATGAAGTTGCGCCGATTTTGAATTCTCTAAGCGCTGGACGCTAG
- a CDS encoding related to protein TOL, producing the protein MGHQKCQYSRDIVLPTRVINVSGHTAQLQINDTEARGTYLALSYCWGKPDPKMQSRLSELRLNNEQDLVKEIKLQELEQSVQDAIRVTRELGFSYLWVDRLCIIQNCTDDKRREISKMATTYKNAAITLAAGTATRACEGFLGKLPGKNSTYLPENQFHIPMKDGSTGTVYLSGSPYQPHHPLDKRGWTLQEYMLSSRMLIFSDYQLLWQCQETELQSVTGNDIGIEYQQHLESLPWASFDEDGEPSYGTHDSEKLYLWKTIIVQYTKRLLKDPEDRLPAVTGITTELQKVWRDSHIYGHWERWFIQLLAWYKPDNERMKERHTKRAPSWSWVSLDGPIRFEDPMEIEDAKIEVLTAAKVRLSCRLLQFRDISPQKRCTLSTMLDLVESASDIEFAGRKCEYLLLGKTGSYQQETGVAIMIVKAPSGGYKRVGLALFEDMAVWTGVKFQSVDLEPKEK; encoded by the coding sequence ATGGGTCATCAAAAGTGTCAATACTCAAGAGACATCGTCCTTCCCACGCGTGTAATAAATGTCAGCGGCCATACTGCGCAGCTCCAGATCAATGATACAGAAGCTCGAGGAACATACCTCGCCTTGAGCTACTGTTGGGGTAAACCGGACCCGAAAATGCAAAGCAGACTATCAGAACTACGCCTAAATAACGAGCAAGATCTCGTAAAGGAGATTAAACTTCAAGAATTGGAACAGTCTGTCCAAGACGCAATACGTGTGACTCGGGAACTGGGGTTTTCTTATCTCTGGGTGGATAGATTGTGCATCATTCAAAACTGCACAGATGATAAGAGACGAGAGATTAGCAAGATGGCGACGACATACAAGAATGCTGCTATAACATTGGCTGCTGGGACTGCTACAAGAGCATGTGAAGGATTCTTGGGAAAATTGCCTGGCAAGAATTCTACGTATTTGCCGGAGAATCAGTTCCATATACCGATGAAGGATGGAAGTACAGGGACTGTCTATCTGTCAGGAAGCCCATATCAGCCCCACCATCCTCTAGACAAAAGGGGGTGGACTCTTCAAGAGTATATGCTTTCGTCCCGTATGCTCATCTTCTCAGATTACCAACTCCTTTGGCAGTGCCAGGAAACTGAACTGCAGAGCGTTACGGGAAATGATATCGGGATAGAATACCAGCAACATCTTGAGTCATTGCCTTGGGCTTCctttgacgaggatggtgaACCGTCCTACGGAACACATGATTCAGAGAAACTCTATCTCTGGAAGACCATCATCGTTCAGTATACAAAAAGGCTGCTGAAAGACCCCGAAGATAGGTTGCCAGCGGTCACGGGTATCACCACTGAGTTACAAAAGGTCTGGCGAGACTCTCATATCTACGGTCACTGGGAGCGATGGTTTATCCAACTTCTGGCATGGTACAAGCCTGACAACGAAAGGATGAAGGAAAGGCACACTAAGAGAGCTCCGAGTTGGTCCTGGGTATCACTTGATGGACCAATTCGTTTCGAAGACCCGATGGAAATTGAGGACGCGAAGATCGAGGTTTTGACAGCAGCCAAGGTTAGGCTATCCTGTCGACTACTTCAGTTCAGAGATATAAGCCCTCAAAAGCGGTGCACACTGTCTACAATGTTGGATCTTGTGGAGTCAGCTTCAGATATCGAATTCGCAGGGAGGAAATGCGAGTATCTTCTCTTGGGCAAAACTGGCAGTTATCAACAGGAAACCGGAGTTGCTATAATGATAGTCAAAGCCCCTAGTGGAGGTTATAAGAGAGTCGGTTTAGCCCTGTTTGAAGACATGGCAGTTTGGACTGGTGTAAAGTTCCAGAGTGTTGATCTGGAGCCAAAGGAGAAGTAG